Genomic window (Deinococcus yavapaiensis KR-236):
ACGTCGTGGAGTGCAACCCGCGCTTCGGCCCCAAAGCGTACGCGACCCTCAAGGACTACGCGGCGGGCAAGAAGATTCCCGCGAAGATCATCAACCCCGACCGCGACTACGACGCGAAGACCGCCAAAGCAGGGCTCGCGACGGCGTACTGAACGACGCCTCGCCCCCCACCCCTCTCTTCTTGCGACAGAGGGGGAGCATACAAGCAAGAGCTTGCGCTTTCCAAACACCCCTCTCCCCTCGTGGGAGAGGGGTTGGGGGTGAAGGGGGCCGACCTCAGAAAGCGAGGACCGACGTGACCACGGCAGAGCCCCTCCTCGTGATGGAGGGCATCGACAAAGCGTTTTCCGGCGTACCGGCCTTGTCGGGCGCGCACTTGCGCGTAGGGCCCGCCGAGGTGCACGCCCTGATCGGGCAAAACGGCGCGGGCAAGTCCACGATGATCAAGATCCTCACGGGCGCGTACCGCAAAGACGCGGGCACCATCCGCTTTTCGGGGCGCGACGTGGAGTTCACGTCTCCCAACGGAGCGCAACTCGGCGGCATCGCCACCATCTACCAGGAAGTGAACCTCGTCGGATACCGCTCCGTCGCCGAGAACATCTTCTTGGGACGCGAACCGAAGCGCGGTCCGTTTCTCGACATCGCGCGAATGAACCGCGAGGCCCGCGAGATCCTCGCGGGCTTCGATCTGCGCATCGCCGTCACCGAGCCGCTGCGAACGTACTCGGTGGCCGTGCAGCAGATGGTGGCGATCGCGCGGGCCGTCTCGCAAAAAAGCCGTCTCGTGATCATGGACGAGCCCACCTCGTCGCTCGACGACCGCGAAGTCGAAACGCTCTTTCGTGTCATTCGTCAACTCAAGGCCGAGGGCGTGTCGGTGATCTTCGTGTCGCACCGTCTCGACGAGTTGTACGCGGTGTGCGACCGCATCACGATCATGCGCGACGGACGCACCGTGCACGAAGGCGACATGACCGGCATCACGAAGCTCGAACTCGTCGCCAGAATGCTCGGCAAAGAAGTCGGCGAGCTTCGCCGCGAAGGCGAGACGGCTTTTTCGCGCGGCGGCACCGTGGCGGGCGAGGAGTTGTTGAGCGCCCGCGACTTGCAGGCGGGCCGCACCCTGCGCGGCGTGGACGTGAACGTCAAGCGCGGCGAAATAGTCGGGCTGGCGGGCTTGTTGGGTTCGGGCCGCTCGGAAACCGCCAAGGCGATCTTCGGCGCGGACGACCTCAGCAGCGGAGAGCTGCGCGTGCACGGGCGAAGCGTGAAGTTCAAGTCGCCGGGCGACGCGATTCGAAACGGCATCGGGTTTTGCGCCGAGGAACGCAAGACCGACGGCATCATCCCCGACATGAGCGTGCGCGAGAACCTCACGCTCGCCTTGCTGCCGAAACTGCAACAGCTCGGCGTGGTGGACGGGGCGCGGCAAGCGGAAATCGTGAACCGCTTCATCGCGCGCCTCGGCATCAAGACGAGCGGGCCGGATCAGAAGATTCGCGAACTCTCGGGCGGCAATCAGCAAAAGGTGCTGCTCGCGCGCTGGCTTTGCATGAATCCGAACTTGCTGATCCTCGACGAACCGACGCGCGGCATCGACGTCGGCGCCAAAGGCGAAATCCAAGCGCTCATCGACGAGTTATCACGCGACGGACTCGGCGTGCTGATGAT
Coding sequences:
- a CDS encoding sugar ABC transporter ATP-binding protein, translated to MTTAEPLLVMEGIDKAFSGVPALSGAHLRVGPAEVHALIGQNGAGKSTMIKILTGAYRKDAGTIRFSGRDVEFTSPNGAQLGGIATIYQEVNLVGYRSVAENIFLGREPKRGPFLDIARMNREAREILAGFDLRIAVTEPLRTYSVAVQQMVAIARAVSQKSRLVIMDEPTSSLDDREVETLFRVIRQLKAEGVSVIFVSHRLDELYAVCDRITIMRDGRTVHEGDMTGITKLELVARMLGKEVGELRREGETAFSRGGTVAGEELLSARDLQAGRTLRGVDVNVKRGEIVGLAGLLGSGRSETAKAIFGADDLSSGELRVHGRSVKFKSPGDAIRNGIGFCAEERKTDGIIPDMSVRENLTLALLPKLQQLGVVDGARQAEIVNRFIARLGIKTSGPDQKIRELSGGNQQKVLLARWLCMNPNLLILDEPTRGIDVGAKGEIQALIDELSRDGLGVLMISSELEELAEGCDRVVVLRDGQSVAELPRATLSQDAIMAAMAHGQEEGARG